The genome window TCGCGGTGATCCCCGCCTCGGCCAGGACCTGCACGAGGAAGGGATGGTCCAGCCAGACCAGCGTGTTGCCTGCGTCGAAGATGATCGCTTTCATGGGGTCTCGGTTGCGGTCAGCGCGGCATCTGAAAGGTGACCTGGCGCAGGCGGGCGCCGCGGGCGATGCGGCGGATGGCCGGGAGCGCCGCTTCCGCGCGGCCACGGTCGAACGGGCCGGCGAGGACGACGACGGAGTCCCCGGGCAATTCCGGATAGACGCGGCCGTTTGCGAGGCCCGCGGGGTGCCCGGCGGCGGCGATGCGGTCGCGCAGGGTCACGGCGCGCTCCACTTCGTCCGGGGCGCGGGTGGCGGCCGCGATGATCCAGAGCTGCTCGTTGAAGCCGATTCCGCCGCGCAGCCGCACGGCGCGCAGCGCTTCCTGGCTCGCGAGCTCGCGCGCGGCGGCCTCCTCCGGCGGAATGGGCGGCGGATCGGGCTGCACGGGGGCCGAGACTGGCGCCGGCTCCGGCGCGGCGGGCGGTTCGCCGTCGCGCGTCCAGTACACTCCGGCGAGCGTCACCAGGACCGCGATGCCGATCCACTTCGCCAGCGGGGTGCCGCGGCGTTCGCCGTTTTCCGCCTCCTGCGGGGGCGCGGGCTGCGCGTACGCCGGGGGCGCGGGCACGCTGTACGCCGGCTGCGGCGCGTGCGGTTGCGGCGCGTAGGCATGCACTGGGATCGGCGGCGGCACCACCGGCTGCGGAATCGGCGACACGACCGGGGGGGACGGGACCGGTGGCGTCGGCGGATACGCCAGCGTCGGCGCGGCGTCCAGGGCCGGGGGCGCGGGCGGGACGATGGCGAGAAGGCGGAGGACGGCGTCCGCGTCCGCGGGGCGCTGGAGCGGATCGCGGCGGAGCATGCGCAGCAGCGCGTCGCACATCGGCACGGCGACGCGGGGGCGCAGCGCGTCCACGGCGCGGGCGGCGACGGCGTCGTCCGCGGCGCTGTTGATCCCCTCCGGGTAGCGCCCCGTGAGCATCTCCAGCGCGACGATCCCCAGCGCGTACACGTCGCACGCGGGGGTGAGGTGCGGCGAGGCGGCGAGCTGCTCGGGGGCGGCGTAGCGCGGCGTGTACGGCGATGGGCTGAGCTGCGTGATGCGCGTCTCCGGCTGCTCGCCCGCGGAGAGCTGCGCGATGCCGAAGTCGAGCACCTTGACCTCCCACCCGCCTACCGGATCCGCGACCAGGAAGAGGTTGCGCGGCTTCACGTCGCGGTGCACGATCCCCACGCGGTGCCCCGCGGCCAGCCCCATCGCGGCCTCGCGCACGATCTCCAGCGCCTCGTCGGTGGACATCGGGCCGTTGGCGGCGGCGATGCGCTCGGCCACGTCCTTGCCCGGTAGCCGCTCCATCACCAGGAAGTCGAGCCCCGACCCCGGATCGGTGCCAAAGTCGTGCACCGTCACCACGTTGGGGTGGCGGAGGGTGGCGGCGGCGCGGGCCTCGCGGCGGAAGCGGGCGCGCAGCACCTCCTGCTCGGCCGGGTCGGCGGAGGCGGCGGTGAGCACCTTGACCGCCACGTCGCGTCCCAGCCGCTCGTCGTGCGCCCGGAACACCGCGCCCATCCCCCCGAAGCCCAGCGCCTCACCGATCCGGTAGCGGTCGGCGAGGAGGCGGCCCTGGAGGAGGGTGGCGAGTGTGGTCAAGAGAAGTGCGTTAGTGCGTGAGTGCGTTAGTGCGCCGGAGAAAGGAAGCTACTGCGCCCGCCCGCGCCGTGGAAGAACTGCGGCCTCACACAGAGCCACAGAGGAAACGACAAGAACACGGAGAACCTCTTCCCTCCTTGCTGTCATCTCTGTGTCTCTGTGTGAGGCCCGCTGTTCCTTCGGTACATGCAGAAACCTCCCCTCCGGCGAGGTGCACCGGAGGGGAGGTTCTTTTTCGACGCTACGATTTTAGAAGAAGACCGGCTCCTGGTACGCCCCGAACACCGCTTCCATCGAGTGGCGGATCTCGTGGAGCGTGGCGTACGCCCTCACCGCGTCCAGCAGGGCGGGCACGACGTTTTCGCCGGCGCGGGCGGCATCCTGCAGCACCTGGAGCGTGCGATCGACCTCGGCCTGGTCGCGGCGGGCGCGCATGGCGGCCATCCGCTCGCGCTGGCGGCGCTCCGCTTCCTCGCCCACCTTGAGGAGCGGGATGTCGATCTTCTCGCCCTCGATGGTATAGTGGTTCACACCCACGATGACACGCTCGTTGCGCTCGATCTCGATCTGCTGGCGCATCGCCGAGCGCGCGATCTGCTGCTGGAAGTAGCCCCGCTCGATTCCCGGCACCACCCCGCCCATCCCGTCGATCTCGGCGAAGATCGCCTCCGCCTCGGCTTCCATCTGGTCGGTGAGCGCTTCCAGGTAGTAGGAGCCGGCCAGCGGGTCGATGG of Longimicrobium sp. contains these proteins:
- a CDS encoding serine/threonine-protein kinase; this translates as MTTLATLLQGRLLADRYRIGEALGFGGMGAVFRAHDERLGRDVAVKVLTAASADPAEQEVLRARFRREARAAATLRHPNVVTVHDFGTDPGSGLDFLVMERLPGKDVAERIAAANGPMSTDEALEIVREAAMGLAAGHRVGIVHRDVKPRNLFLVADPVGGWEVKVLDFGIAQLSAGEQPETRITQLSPSPYTPRYAAPEQLAASPHLTPACDVYALGIVALEMLTGRYPEGINSAADDAVAARAVDALRPRVAVPMCDALLRMLRRDPLQRPADADAVLRLLAIVPPAPPALDAAPTLAYPPTPPVPSPPVVSPIPQPVVPPPIPVHAYAPQPHAPQPAYSVPAPPAYAQPAPPQEAENGERRGTPLAKWIGIAVLVTLAGVYWTRDGEPPAAPEPAPVSAPVQPDPPPIPPEEAAARELASQEALRAVRLRGGIGFNEQLWIIAAATRAPDEVERAVTLRDRIAAAGHPAGLANGRVYPELPGDSVVVLAGPFDRGRAEAALPAIRRIARGARLRQVTFQMPR